One window from the genome of Andrena cerasifolii isolate SP2316 chromosome 3, iyAndCera1_principal, whole genome shotgun sequence encodes:
- the LOC143366859 gene encoding uncharacterized protein LOC143366859 isoform X1, translated as MQTNVHKPAKSEKTPRRKKLTVTEQQNDAMDMFVTPKRQKNDDLEVTGISRSGRVRKKSSKLVDFESPDDFTDNKLKRQKSQQLQTQQLQTQQLLDRYESQHVSPNQSMQHGSGGRQRKNSNSTSGQKRIKMEALSDNEEESSGSESDDPSGLNEDERYSMDSGSDDDVDPLMIDDREAGFRKLEPPGQETPSQANSLYMLEKCKKKLIIKDGKIIGRMKAQRKDKGKTRFTAYMLWAKEIRQELLEQCPYMDFAAISKRLGELWATVPNLEKYNWRRRAKRLAAKPHSLPASKDEPVWKIPPPASRKKFINKIGNGKEHKPATSKKTIQLGLPSVVEHVPVSPPSKGTGKDLVNEPMIGTGIYKVVGTQPIDVAAHLKLLGESLTIIGERLKEHDGQIAVSGSLSVLLDSLLCALGPLICLTQQVPETNGAKHEALSQMLDNIAYLMPGL; from the exons ATGCAGACCAATGTTCATAAGCCCGCGAAATCCGAGAAGACGCCGCGGCGCAAGAAGCTCACGGTCACGGAGCAACAGAACGACGCTATGGATATGTTCGTGACACCGAAACGTCAGAAGAATGACG ATCTAGAGGTCACGGGTATCTCCCGCAGTGGCCGTGTCAGAAAGAAATCCTCCAAGCTCGTTGACTTTGAATCACCGGACGATTTTACGGATAACAAGCTGAAACGACAGAAATCTCAGCAATTACAAACTCAGCAATTACAAACTCAGCAGCTGTTGGACAGATACGAGTCCCAACATGTATCGCCGAATCAGTCGATGCAACATGGAAGCGGCGGGCGACAGAGGAAAAATTCTAACTCTACCTCTGGACAAAAAAGGATTAAAATGGAGGCATTGTCGGATAACGAAGAAGAGTCCTCGGGATCGGAGTCGGACGATCCCTCCGGGCTGAACGAGGATGAGAGATATAGTATGGACTCTGGAAGCGACGACGACGTAGATCCTCTTATGATAGACGATAGAGAAGCGGGATTCAGAAAACTGGAACCTCCCGGCCAGGAGACGCCTTCGCAAGCGAATAGTTTGTACATGCTTGAGAAGTGTAAGAAAAAGCTGATCATTAAAGATGGGAAAATAATAGGTAGAATGAAGGCACAGCGAAAAGACAAAGGG AAGACCAGATTTACCGCTTACATGTTGTGGGCTAAAGAAATTAGGCAAGAATTACTAGAGCAATGTCCTTACATGG ATTTCGCAGCAATTTCTAAACGGTTAGGAGAACTGTGGGCTACAGTGCCGAATCTGGAGAAGTATAATTGGCGAAGACGCGCCAAGCGCTTGGCAGCGAAGCCTCATTCCTTACCAGCGAGTAAAGATGAGCCTGTTTGGAAAATTCCGCCGCCTGCTTcgcgaaaaaaattcattaataaaatTG GTAATGGGAAAGAGCACAAGCCTGCTACCTCCAAAAAAACTATTCAACTAGGTCTGCCCTCCGTTGTAGAACACGTTCCCGTGTCACCACCATCCAAAGGAACCGGGAAAGATTTGGTTAACGAACCAATGATAGGCACTGGAATATACAAGGTAGTTGGAACGCAACCGATCGATGTGGCAGCTCATCTGAAGCTTCTCGGTGAGAGTTTAACCATCATTGGTGAACGGTTGAAAGAACACGACGGGCAAATAGCAGTTTCTGGCAGTTTATCTGTCTTGTTGGACTCTTTACTTTGCGCTCTGGGTCCCTTAATCTGCCTAACCCAGCAGGTGCCGGAAACTAATGGAGCGAAACACGAGGCACTCTCGCAAATGCTGGACAATATTGCATACCTTATGCCTGGtttgtaa
- the LOC143366859 gene encoding uncharacterized protein LOC143366859 isoform X2, which yields MQTNVHKPAKSEKTPRRKKLTVTEQQNDAMDMFVTPKRQKNDEVTGISRSGRVRKKSSKLVDFESPDDFTDNKLKRQKSQQLQTQQLQTQQLLDRYESQHVSPNQSMQHGSGGRQRKNSNSTSGQKRIKMEALSDNEEESSGSESDDPSGLNEDERYSMDSGSDDDVDPLMIDDREAGFRKLEPPGQETPSQANSLYMLEKCKKKLIIKDGKIIGRMKAQRKDKGKTRFTAYMLWAKEIRQELLEQCPYMDFAAISKRLGELWATVPNLEKYNWRRRAKRLAAKPHSLPASKDEPVWKIPPPASRKKFINKIGNGKEHKPATSKKTIQLGLPSVVEHVPVSPPSKGTGKDLVNEPMIGTGIYKVVGTQPIDVAAHLKLLGESLTIIGERLKEHDGQIAVSGSLSVLLDSLLCALGPLICLTQQVPETNGAKHEALSQMLDNIAYLMPGL from the exons ATGCAGACCAATGTTCATAAGCCCGCGAAATCCGAGAAGACGCCGCGGCGCAAGAAGCTCACGGTCACGGAGCAACAGAACGACGCTATGGATATGTTCGTGACACCGAAACGTCAGAAGAATGACG AGGTCACGGGTATCTCCCGCAGTGGCCGTGTCAGAAAGAAATCCTCCAAGCTCGTTGACTTTGAATCACCGGACGATTTTACGGATAACAAGCTGAAACGACAGAAATCTCAGCAATTACAAACTCAGCAATTACAAACTCAGCAGCTGTTGGACAGATACGAGTCCCAACATGTATCGCCGAATCAGTCGATGCAACATGGAAGCGGCGGGCGACAGAGGAAAAATTCTAACTCTACCTCTGGACAAAAAAGGATTAAAATGGAGGCATTGTCGGATAACGAAGAAGAGTCCTCGGGATCGGAGTCGGACGATCCCTCCGGGCTGAACGAGGATGAGAGATATAGTATGGACTCTGGAAGCGACGACGACGTAGATCCTCTTATGATAGACGATAGAGAAGCGGGATTCAGAAAACTGGAACCTCCCGGCCAGGAGACGCCTTCGCAAGCGAATAGTTTGTACATGCTTGAGAAGTGTAAGAAAAAGCTGATCATTAAAGATGGGAAAATAATAGGTAGAATGAAGGCACAGCGAAAAGACAAAGGG AAGACCAGATTTACCGCTTACATGTTGTGGGCTAAAGAAATTAGGCAAGAATTACTAGAGCAATGTCCTTACATGG ATTTCGCAGCAATTTCTAAACGGTTAGGAGAACTGTGGGCTACAGTGCCGAATCTGGAGAAGTATAATTGGCGAAGACGCGCCAAGCGCTTGGCAGCGAAGCCTCATTCCTTACCAGCGAGTAAAGATGAGCCTGTTTGGAAAATTCCGCCGCCTGCTTcgcgaaaaaaattcattaataaaatTG GTAATGGGAAAGAGCACAAGCCTGCTACCTCCAAAAAAACTATTCAACTAGGTCTGCCCTCCGTTGTAGAACACGTTCCCGTGTCACCACCATCCAAAGGAACCGGGAAAGATTTGGTTAACGAACCAATGATAGGCACTGGAATATACAAGGTAGTTGGAACGCAACCGATCGATGTGGCAGCTCATCTGAAGCTTCTCGGTGAGAGTTTAACCATCATTGGTGAACGGTTGAAAGAACACGACGGGCAAATAGCAGTTTCTGGCAGTTTATCTGTCTTGTTGGACTCTTTACTTTGCGCTCTGGGTCCCTTAATCTGCCTAACCCAGCAGGTGCCGGAAACTAATGGAGCGAAACACGAGGCACTCTCGCAAATGCTGGACAATATTGCATACCTTATGCCTGGtttgtaa
- the LOC143366859 gene encoding uncharacterized protein LOC143366859 isoform X3 gives MQTNVHKPAKSEKTPRRKKLTVTEQQNDAMDMFVTPKRQKNDDLEVTGISRSGRVRKKSSKLVDFESPDDFTDNKLKRQKSQQLQTQQLQTQQLLDRYESQHVSPNQSMQHGSGGRQRKNSNSTSGQKRIKMEALSDNEEESSGSESDDPSGLNEDERYSMDSGSDDDVDPLMIDDREAGFRKLEPPGQETPSQANSLYMLEKCKKKLIIKDGKIIGRMKAQRKDKGKTRFTAYMLWAKEIRQELLEQCPYMDFAAISKRLGELWATVPNLEKYNWRRRAKRLAAKPHSLPASKDEPVWKIPPPASRKKFINKIEHVPVSPPSKGTGKDLVNEPMIGTGIYKVVGTQPIDVAAHLKLLGESLTIIGERLKEHDGQIAVSGSLSVLLDSLLCALGPLICLTQQVPETNGAKHEALSQMLDNIAYLMPGL, from the exons ATGCAGACCAATGTTCATAAGCCCGCGAAATCCGAGAAGACGCCGCGGCGCAAGAAGCTCACGGTCACGGAGCAACAGAACGACGCTATGGATATGTTCGTGACACCGAAACGTCAGAAGAATGACG ATCTAGAGGTCACGGGTATCTCCCGCAGTGGCCGTGTCAGAAAGAAATCCTCCAAGCTCGTTGACTTTGAATCACCGGACGATTTTACGGATAACAAGCTGAAACGACAGAAATCTCAGCAATTACAAACTCAGCAATTACAAACTCAGCAGCTGTTGGACAGATACGAGTCCCAACATGTATCGCCGAATCAGTCGATGCAACATGGAAGCGGCGGGCGACAGAGGAAAAATTCTAACTCTACCTCTGGACAAAAAAGGATTAAAATGGAGGCATTGTCGGATAACGAAGAAGAGTCCTCGGGATCGGAGTCGGACGATCCCTCCGGGCTGAACGAGGATGAGAGATATAGTATGGACTCTGGAAGCGACGACGACGTAGATCCTCTTATGATAGACGATAGAGAAGCGGGATTCAGAAAACTGGAACCTCCCGGCCAGGAGACGCCTTCGCAAGCGAATAGTTTGTACATGCTTGAGAAGTGTAAGAAAAAGCTGATCATTAAAGATGGGAAAATAATAGGTAGAATGAAGGCACAGCGAAAAGACAAAGGG AAGACCAGATTTACCGCTTACATGTTGTGGGCTAAAGAAATTAGGCAAGAATTACTAGAGCAATGTCCTTACATGG ATTTCGCAGCAATTTCTAAACGGTTAGGAGAACTGTGGGCTACAGTGCCGAATCTGGAGAAGTATAATTGGCGAAGACGCGCCAAGCGCTTGGCAGCGAAGCCTCATTCCTTACCAGCGAGTAAAGATGAGCCTGTTTGGAAAATTCCGCCGCCTGCTTcgcgaaaaaaattcattaataaaatTG AACACGTTCCCGTGTCACCACCATCCAAAGGAACCGGGAAAGATTTGGTTAACGAACCAATGATAGGCACTGGAATATACAAGGTAGTTGGAACGCAACCGATCGATGTGGCAGCTCATCTGAAGCTTCTCGGTGAGAGTTTAACCATCATTGGTGAACGGTTGAAAGAACACGACGGGCAAATAGCAGTTTCTGGCAGTTTATCTGTCTTGTTGGACTCTTTACTTTGCGCTCTGGGTCCCTTAATCTGCCTAACCCAGCAGGTGCCGGAAACTAATGGAGCGAAACACGAGGCACTCTCGCAAATGCTGGACAATATTGCATACCTTATGCCTGGtttgtaa